The DNA window GGGTGTCCGCCAGCGTTTTCAGTTCTGCACGAAGGTCGTCAGTCACATTCTCTTTAGCCATGTCGTTCTCCTGTAGCGTGGTCCGTATTGCGAAAGTTAATAGTGATTAGTAATCCCGAGACTCCAGCGTTTTCAACTCCTGTTGCGCTTCATTGAGTTTATGCTGGCGTTTGTTGATTTTGTCCGCATCGCCTTTCTTCCGGGCTTCCTGCAGATCGCGCTGACGTTCAGCGATCTCTTCCCGCTGTTTGGCAATTTTTTGCTGATGATCGGCTTTGAGTTTACTGTCGCTGCAGTTCTCCCGTACCTGGCGTAGCGCGGTATTTAGCCCATCAATGCGACTTTGATTGTGATGCTTTTCGGCATAGCTGATCTCTCGTTGAATATCCTGCTCTTTTTCCTGGCAGGGAGAGGCGGCTATGGCGCTGGCGCTAAGTGAAGACAGGGCCAGAAGCAGAGCGATGCGGTGTTTCATGGATAGTACCTTCCATTGTCTTAGGGGATACCCGGAGGATAAACCCGTTCCCGTTGGTAAACGTGAATGCGTTGATTCACGCAGGTTTAAGCATAGTAACAAATGCGGGAAACCACCAGACTGCGTTGAAAACGCAGTCTGACGGCCGTTTACCCGAGCCGATGCGGCGCGTCGCGCAGGCGGGATAACCAGGCGGTGGGCGAGTTATCGTCTTCCAGCAAGGCGATAATATAACCATGAGGCAGAGCGCGGCCGAGAACCTCTTTCGCCGCCGCGCCCTGGGCGGTGGAATCAAACTTAATCAGCAGGCCATCCTTTTGCGGCGTAATGCTCTTGAAGCGGATACCGTTGGCGTCGAGGTGATGCCAGACGGAGAAACCATCCGGCATACTGACGCCCTGTCCAACCGGACGGATCGCCAGCGTGGCCTCTTGCTGCTGCACCGCCAGCCAGAGCCAGAACAGCGCGCAGAGCAGAAGAGAGCCACCCAGCAGCCAGCTGAGCTGGCGCAGGGAAGGGCGTTTTATGACCATCATTAGCCCCGGCTTCTGTATTTTTTCTTCCACAGCACCACCAGCGAGCCGACCAGTCCGAAGACCAACAGCGCAACCGGCAGGAGCATCAGGCAGGACATCAGCTGATCTTCATACTTAAGGAATACCGGGGTTTTGCCCAGCAGATAGCCCAGCGAGGTCAGGATGAGCACCCACAGCAGGCCGCTCATCCAGTTAAAGAACTGAAAGCGGGCGTTATTGAGGCCGGAAAGCCCGGCGATGGTCGGCAGCAGCGTGCGCACGAAGGCGATGAAGCGGCCGATCAGCAGCGCGGAGAGCCCATGTTTATGAAACAGGTGATGCGCGCGCTGATGATAGTGAGAGGGCAGATGCGACAGCCAGTTTTGCACGATCCGCGTATTGCCCAACCAACGCCCCTGGATGTAGCTCAGCCAGCAGCCGAGGCTGGCGGCGGCGGTGAGCAGCAGCAACGTTTCCGGAAAGCCCATCGCCCCTTTGGCGATCAGCACGCCCACGAGCACAAGCAGGCTGTCCCCCGGCAAAAACGCGGCAGGCAATAACCCGTTCTCAAGGAACAAAATCATAAACAAGACAAAATACAGCATGCCAATCATGGAGGGATTCGCGAGCGTTTCGTAATCCTGAGCCCACAAGGCATTCAATAACTGGGTTAATAGTTCCATTCACGATTCCTGGTACATCGGTTAACGGCACGTCTGAGCGCGCGGCATGTAGGGCGACAAGATTTTTATGAGATTATGGTCGCTGCTTCGGCGCTCTGAACGCTTCCCTGTATAAAATTGAAGTAAGTCGATACCTACTCCCAGAACGGCAAAATGCATCTAATTGTAACAAATCACCTGACTTTCCGTCAGAGAAATTGCAAGGTGTTGCTCGTTGATTTTGCTGATTGCGGCGATGGGAGGCGAGAGGATTTACACAGGCTGACACTATATATGTTTTGCTTACCCCAGCCTGCATGGGGAACAGGCGCGCAGGGGCCGCGCGCCGGGGGGATAAAGGCTTATTTCGCGCCGTTGGCCGCTGTATCGAGATGAACCACCGGGTTTTCGGCAAATAAGTAGCGATCGGCATTAAATTCAAAGTCGTCGCTGGTTTCGTTAAACAGCATTTGCTTGGTATTTTCCAGATGCTGCCACATCGCCAGTTTGGCGGCGTTCGGATCTTTACGCAGCAGAGCCTTCAGGATCTGATCGTGGTCGTCGCACCAGTTATCGACGGTGCGCAGATCGATATGCTCATGCAGCTTTTTCCAGTACGGGTTATGCACGCGCTGGGTCCACATTTTTTCCACGATCGCCGCCAGGGCGCTATTCTGCGTGGCCAGCGCCACCTGGACGTGAAACTGCAGATCCCATTCGGAGTCGCGGAAACACTTCTCGTTGCGCGCTTTCTCCTGAATCTCCATCAGCTTCATGATGTCCTGCTTGGTCACCTGAGTGGCCGCGAATTCGGCGATATTGCTTTCAATAAGCTGCCGCGCCTGCAGCAGCTCAAAGGGGCCATAGTTGGCGAACTCCAGGCTTTCATCGGCCACCTGCTGGTATTTCGGATGGTTGGAGATGACGTGAATGCCCGACCCTTTGCGGACTTCGACATAGCCTTCCACTTCCAGCATGATAATGGCTTCACGAACCACGGTGCGGCTAACGTTTTTTTCATCGGCGATAAAGCGCTCGGCGGGCAGCTTATCCCCTACAAGGTAGACACCTTGTTCGATGCGCGTCTTCAGCTCAGCGGCAAGTTGCTGATAAAGACGGCGTGGTTCAATGATTTCCATATTCGCTCCCGCAAGATGGCGACAATATTCGATTTGTTATACCACTTTTACGCGATTTCCACCACTGGCAGGGATGAAAAAGCCGCCTGAGAAGGCGGCTTGGCAGGCGATCACCTCAGTATAAGCGTCTCTAACTCTGGGTGGCCGGTTTGCGGCTGCTAAGCGGCGTCGTGTCATCGTCAGCCGGTTTGTTTTTCAGCACCGTCCAGATGACCAGCGCGCCCAGCAGGTCAAAGACCGCCAGTACCGCAAACAGCGGGCTGAAACCGATGGTGTCTGCCAGCGCGCCGACGACCAGGGCGAACATGGTGCTCGCCAGCCAGGCGGCCATCCCGGTCAGACCGTTGGCGGTAGCGACTTCGTTACGGCCAAAGACGTCGGAAGAGAGGGTAATCAGCGCCCCGGACAGCGCCTGGTGAGCAAACCCGCCGATGCACAGCAGGGCAATCGCCACGTACGGGCTGGTGAACAGGCCGATCATCCCCGGGCCAATCATCAGCAGGGCACCCATGGTGACCACCATTTTACGCGACACGATCAGGTTAACGCCGAACCAGCGCTGGAACAGCGGCGGCAGGTATCCACCGACGATGCAGCCGAGGTCGGCGAACAGCATCGGCATCCAGGCAAACATCGCGATCTCTTTCAGGTTAAAGCCGTAAACCTTAAACATGAACAGCGGGATCCAGGCGTTAAAGGTCCCCCAGGCCGGCTCGGCGAGGAAGCGCGGCAGGGCGATACCCCAGAACTGACGGTTGCGCAGGATCTCCCACGGCGACATTTTCTTCGCATTATTGGTCTGGTGTTGAGACTCCTGGCCGCCAATGATGTAGTCGCGTTCTTCGTCAGATAATTTCTTCTGGTCGCGCGGGTGTTTGTAGAAGATCAGCCAGGCGATGGCCCAGGCGAAGCTCAGAACCCCGGAGATAATGAACGCCATCTGCCAGCTGTGCATGACGATCGCCCACACCACCAGCGGCGGCGCGATCATGGCGCCTATAGAGGAACCTACGTTGAAGTAGCCCACCGCGATAGAGCGTTCTTTTGCCGGGAACCATTCGGAGCTGGCTTTCAGCCCGGCGGGGATCATCGCCGCTTCCGCCGCGCCCACCGCGCCGCGGGCCAGCGCCAGTCCGCCCCAGCTGCCGGCGAGGGCGGTCGAGCCGCAGAATATCGCCCAGGCGATAGCGAAGAAGGCATAGCCGACTTTAGTCCCCAGAATATCAAGGACATAACCTGCGACAGGCTGCATGACGGTATAGGCAGCGGAATAGGCTGCAATGATATAGGAGTACTGTTGGGTCGAGATGTGTAACTCTTCCATCAGCGTCGGCGCGGCCGCCGCCACGGTGTTACGGGTCAGGTAGCCCAGCACGGTGCCCAGCGTCACCAGTGCGATCATGTACCAACGTAACCCTTTAATTTTACGCATGTAAACCTCATCGTCTGTAATTTCTCCGCACCAGGTGCGGCCTCTCCTGACGGCGATACGCGGTCAGGAAAGCGAAACGGAGGGTTCAGGAGGGCGGTCCCCTCTGGCCCGAACCTTACCATCAGTTGTTATGTAAAAAGTCGGTATCCATTCCGTATAAGCCGATGCCATAAACACCGGTAAAGCATTCCGTCGGTTTATATGTTGCGACGGCAGAAAGATAACTTGTCATACAACTTTAAAAGTTGAGTGCTGTCACAAAAGCGGGAAAGTTAGTGTGGTCTTTATGATTGGCGAAGAAAGCCAGATACGGCGCGCCCTGGCGAGATGTTTGCCGCGCGCAGACGGTTTTTTTTATCAGCGTTTATTGATCTAACTCACGAAAAACAGTTCGGTCTGTAGAAATTGGTGTGATAACTTTGTCAGCATTGTAGTCAATCATCTGAAAGGCTCCCGCTCCGGAGCGAAGAGGACACACGAATGACACCGTTTATGACCGAAGATTTTCTACTCGATAGCGAATTTGCCCGCCGCCTGTACCACGATTACGCCAAAGATCAGCCTATTTTCGACTACCATTGCCACCTTCCGCCGCAGCAGGTTGCCGAAAATTACCGTTTCAAAAATCTGTATGACATCTGGCTGAAAGGCGATCACTATAAATGGCGCGCAATGCGCACCAACGGCGTGCCGGAGCGTCTGTGTACCGGTGATGCCTCCGATCGCGAGAAATTTGACGCCTGGGCAGCCACCGTGCCTCACACGATTGGCAACCCGTTATACCACTGGACCCATTTAGAGCTGCGTCGCCCATTTGGTATTACAGGTAAGCTGCTGTCGCCTTCCACCGCCGATGAGATCTGGGACCAGTGCAATGCGTTACTGGCGCAGGACGCTTTCTCCGCCCGCGGGATCATGAAGCAGATGAATGTGAAGATGGTCGGCACCACCGACGATCCGATTGATTCCCTGGAACACCATGCGGTTGTCGCCAAAGACACTTCATTTGATATCAAGGTGTTACCGAGCTGGCGCCCGGATAAAGCGTTCAACATCGAGCAGGCGACCTTCAATGACTATATGGCTAAGCTGGGTGAAGTGTCCGACACCGATATTCGCCGTTTTGCGGACCTGCAAAGCGCGCTGACCAAACGTCTGGACCACTTTGCCGCTCACGGTTGCAAAGTCTCCGACCACGCCCTGGACGTGGTGCTGTTTGCGGAAGCGACTGACGCCGAGCTGGACGCCATTCTGGCGCGTCGCCTGGCTGGCGAAACCCTCAGCGAACGCGAAGTGGCGCAGTTCAAAACCGCGGTGCTGGTGTTCCTCGGCGCAGAGTATGCCCGTCGCGGCTGGGTGCAGCAGTACCACATCGGCGCGCTGCGCAATAACAACCTGCGTCAGTTCAAACTGTTAGGCCCGGACGTTGGCTTTGACTCGATCAACGATCGCCCGATGGCTGAAGAGCTGTCTAAGCTGCTGAGCAAGCAGAACGAAGAGAACCTGCTGCCGAAAACTATTCTCTACTGCCTGAACCCGCGCGATAACGAAGTGCTGGGCACCATGATCGGTAACTTCCAGGGCGAAGGGATGCCGGGCAAGATGCAGTTCGGCTCCGGCTGGTGGTTCAACGATCAGAAAGACGGCATGGAGCGGCAGATGACCCAGCTGGCGCAGCTCGGCCTGCTGAGCCGCTTTGTCGGGATGCTGACCGACAGCCGCAGCTTCCTCTCCTACACCCGCCACGAATACTTCCGTCGTATTCTGTGCCAGATGATCGGCCGTTGGGTGGCCGCCGGCGAAGCGCCTGCGGATATCGCGCTGCTGGGCGAGATGGTGAAAAACATTTGCTTTAACAATGCGCGTGACTATTTCGCCATTGAACTGAACTAAGACCAGAGGTCGGTTGATATGCAATACATCAAAATCCATTCGCAGGATAACGTCGCGGTCGCGCTGGCGGATATGACGGCCGGTAGCGTGGTGACGATCGACAATGACCCGGTCACCCTCGGTCAGGATATCGTTCGCGGACACAAGTTTGCACTGCGCGCTATCGCGAAAGGGGAAAACGTCGTTAAGTATGGGTTGCCGATTGGCCATGCGCTGGCGGATATCGCGCCGGGCGAGCATGTCCATGCGCACAATACGCGCACCAATCTCAGCGACCTTGACGCGTATCGCTATCAACCGGAGCAGGTTGCCCAACCGCCGCAGCCAGCGGATCGCGAAGTGCAGATTTATCGTCGCGCCAATGGCGACGTCGGGGTGCGCAATGAGCTATGGATACTGCCGACCGTCGGCTGCGTCAACGCCATGGCCCGTCAGATGCAGAACCGTTTTCTGAAAGAGGCGAACGGCGCCGAAGATATCGATGGGGTGCATCTCTTCAGCCATACCTACGGTTGCTCACAGCTCGGGGACGACCACATCAACACCCGCACCATGTTGCAGAATATGGTCCGCCACCCGAACGCCGGAGCGGTGCTGGTGGTGGGCCTTGGCTGTGAAAACAACCAGGTGGATGCTTTTCGCGAAACGCTGGGCGAGTATGATCCGCAGCGCGTGCACTTTATGGTTTGTCAGCATCAGGACGATGAAGTGGAGGCGGGGGTGGCGCATCTCCACCAGCTGTATGACGTGATGCGTCAGGATAAACGTCAGCCGGGCAAGCTGAGCGAGCTGAAGTTTGGCCTCGAGTGCGGTGGGTCGGACGGCCTGTCCGGCATCACCGCTAACCCGATGCTGGGGCGCTTCTCAGACTATGTGATCGCCAACGGCGGCACCACCGTACTGACCGAAGTGCCGGAGATGTTCGGCGCCGAACAGCTGCTGATGAGCCACTGCCGCGACGAAGCGACCTTCGACAAGCTGGTGACCATGGTCAATGACTTTAAGCAGTACTTTATCGCTCACGACCAGCCTATTTACGAAAACCCTTCGCCGGGCAACAAGGCCGGGGGGATCACCACCCTCGAAGATAAGTCGCTGGGCTGTACCCAGAAAGCGGGCTCCAGCCAGGTGGTGGATGTCCTGCGCTACGGCGAGCGTCTGAAGGTACATGGTCTGAACTTGCTGAGCGCGCCGGGCAATGATGCCGTCGCCACCAGCGCGCTGGCCGGCGCCGGCTGCCATATGGTGCTGTTCAGCACCGGCCGCGGCACGCCGTACGGCGGCTTTGTGCCGACGGTGAAGATCGCCACCAACAGCGAGCTGGCGGCAAAGAAAAAGCACTGGATCGACTTCGATGCCGGACAGCTGATCCACGGCAAAGCGATGCCGCAGCTGCTGGAGGAGTTCGTGGACACCATTGTGGCTTTCGCCAACGGCAAACCGACCTGTAATGAGCAGAATGACTTCCGCGAGCTGGCCATCTTTAAAAGCGGTGTTACCCTGTAAAGGCGCATTCATATTGGCGCCCGGGCGGCGTTGATCGCGCATTGGCCTGATAGCGCAGCGTCATCGGGTAAGCAATAGCGGCGTTTCAGCCTGTGAAGCGCCGTTTGTTTTTTTCTCTCAGGGAGCTTTCATGACCGCATATTGGCTGGCCCAGGGCGTCGGCGTCATCGCCTTTCTTATCGGCATTACCACCTTTATCAACCGCGACGAACGTCGCTTCAGGCTTCAGCTGGCGGTCTATAGCGGCGTTATCGGCGTCCATTTCTTTCTGATGGGCGCCGCGCCTGCCGGGATGAGCGCTGGGCTTAATGCGCTCCGCACGGTCATTTCCCTGCGCACCCGCAGCCTGTGGGTGATGACGCTCTTTATCCTGCTGACGCTGATCCTCGGCCTTGGCAAGCTGCAGCATGCTATGGAGCTGCTGCCGATTATTGGCACTGTCGCCAGCACCTGGGCGCTGTTTCGCTGTAAAGGGCTGACCGTCCGCTGCGTGATGTGGTGCTCCACCGCCTGCTGGGTGACGCATAACCTGTGGCTGGGTTCCATCGGCGGGACGCTGATTGAAGGCAGCTTCCTGATCGTCAACGGCCTGAATATTATTCGCTTCCGCCGGATGCAAAAGCGGGGTATCGATCCGTTCAGGGTTGAAAACGCGGTGCAGGAAGAGAGCCCCTCCGCGCGGTAGCGGAGGGGAAAGGCATTAGCTACGCAGGGCGTTTTTCGCCAGCTGGTCGTCTTCCGCCATGCAGGCGGCGGCGGTAAACAGGGCGTCGGTGGAGGAGTTCAGCGCGGTTTCGCAAGAATCCTGCAGCACGCCGATAATAAAGCCGACGGCAACCACCTGCATCGCCACATCGTTCGGAATACCAAACATATTACAGGCCAGCGGGATCAGCAGCAGCGAACCGCCCGCCACGCCGGAGGCGCCGCAGGCGCACAGCGAAGCGACCACGCTTAGCAACAGCGCCGTCGGCAGATCCACCGGAATATTCAGCGTATGGACCGCCGCCAGCGTCAGCACGGTGATCGTGATTGCCGCGCCCGCCATATTGATGGTTGCCCCCAGCGGAATGGAGACCGAATAGGTATCGCGATCCAGGTTCAGTTTCTCACACAGCGCCATATTCACCGGAATATTAGCGGCGGAGCTGCGGGTGAAAAACGCGTAGACGCCGCTTTCGCGCAGGCAGGTCAGCACCAGCGGATAGGGGTTGCGGCGGAGCTTCCAGAACACCAGCAGCGGATTAATCACCAGCGCTACCAGCAGCATACAGCCCACCAGCACCAGCAGCAGCTGGGCGTAACCCCACAGGGTTTCAAAACCGGTGGTCGCCAGGGTGGAAGAGACCAGACCGAAGATCCCCAGCGGCGCAAAGCGGATCACCACTTTAACGATAAAGGTCACCGCGTGGGAGACATCGTTGATCAGGTTTTTAGTGGTGTCGTTACCGTGACGCAGGGCGAAGCCAAGGCCCACCGCCCACACCAGAATACCGATATAGTTGGCGTTCAGCAGGGCGTCGATCGGGTTGGACACCATGCTCATTAGCAGGCCGCGCAGCACCTCAACAATCCCCGACGGCGGCGTGATGCTGTCGGCGGCGGTGGTTAAGTGCAGGGTCGAGGGAAAGACAAAACTGAACAACACCGCGGTCAGCGCCGCGCTGAAGGTGCCCAGCAGATAGAGAAACAGAATGGGGCGGATACTGGTTTTTTGTCCGTGCTGATGGTTGGCGATCGAGGCCATGACGAGCATCAATACCAGCACCGGCGCTACCGCCTTTAACGCGCCGACGAACAGGGTCCCCAGCAGGCCGACGGCGATGGCCGCAGGCTTAGAGACCAGCGCCAGCAGCACGCCAAGTACCAGGCCGACTAAAATTTGTTTCACCAGGCTGCCTTGTGCCAGGCGGGAAAGCCACCCTGATGAGGGAGTGCGTGTGGTCATAATTCATTCCTTCCAGTGATGTAGCAAGCCATCCCAGCCACGTATTATTTGTTACGTTTATGTCAGGATGTAAGTATATGTTTGCATAGTCGAGTATACGGAAAGAATGACGAGCGGGAAGCGCAAAATACTGTGATTTTAATCTGGATCTTATTTTTTAACTATGTAGCAACATAATTGTGACATGAGCAGGCATTATCGTTACGAAAAGATCTGCTATAGCCGATTACCGCGCCGCCAGCGGGGGCCGACGGCGCGCCAGGCAGGTTACTCAGGCAGTTTGCGCTGCTTGTCGTGCTGCTTGTTGACCCAGGCGTTAATCAACAGCGTGACGGTCAGGATACCACCCACGACCCCCAGCGAGATGGCGACCGGGATATGGTAGAAATCGACGATCAGCATCTTCACGCCAATAAACACCAGGATCACCGACAGGCCATATTTGAGCATTGAGAAGCGCTCAGCGACCCCCGCCAGCAGGAAGTACATGGCGCGCAGGCCGAGAATGGCAAACAGGTTCGAGGTCAGCACGATAAACGGGTCGGTGGTGACCGCGAAGATCGCCGGGATACTGTCGACGGCGAATATCACATCGCTCAGCTCGACCAGAATCAACACCAGCAGCAGCGGCGTGGCGAACAGCACCCCGTTTTTACGGGTGAAGAAGCGCTCGCTCTCGATTTTATCGGTCATTCGCAGATGGCTGCGGATCCAGCGCACCAGCGGTTTGTCGCCGATGCCGGAATCGTCCTCTTTCGCCAGCGCCATCTTCACGCCGGTAAACAGCAGGAAGGCGCCGAAGACGTACAGCAGCCAGTCGAACTGGGAGATAAGCCAGCTACCGGCGAAGATCATAATGGTGCGCAGAACAATCGCCCCGAGGACGCCATACACCAGCACCCGGCGCTGCAGAGCAGGCGGCACGGCGAAGTAGCTGAACAGCATCAGCCAGACGAAGACGTTATCGACCGCCAGCGCTTTTTCAATCAGATAGCCGGTGAGGAAGGCCAGGGCCTGCGGATCGGCGACGGCGCGGCCCTGGGTTTGCACCAGATACCACCAGAACGCGGCGTTAAACAACAGAGAAAGTGTGACCCAGAGGATAGACCAGCCAGCGGCCTGCTTCATGGTCATGCTATGCGAACCGCGTCGTCCCTGAAGCAGCAGGTCGATCGCCAACATGATCGCGACGACGACAGCGAATCCACCCCATAGCAACGGCGTGCCGACAGTATTCATTTGATATTCCTTACATAAAAACAAAAACGGCTGACGTCGGAAGACGGCAGCCGCTGCGCTTTTATGCATAGACCTCGCCTTCCGGCAAGGTCTCACTTACAACAACCAAAGTTCATCGCGATGGGCTTTGGTAATTGCCCGGCGACCGGATGCGGTGTTACACGCATCGTAATGACGATCGGCCGGCAAGGAAGTTACTCCCCTTTGCTCGTAACAAAATATGTCACGGGGCGGTTTTCGTCAATGGCGGCCAGACGGGCCTTTACACTTTTTTACGCCAGCGGCTGCGTATCGGCCGGGAAGATCACCCCAGTCTGGCGACGAATTTCGCTCGACAGTTTCGCCGTGATACGGCTCACTGCCAGGCCCGGATGGTCGACATCCTCTGTTTCCACCAGCCGCGCGAAGGTCTCCGCCTCATACAGCATAGTATTGATATGCTGCGGCTGCGTCAGGTCCTGGGCTTTGCCGCCGCGCGGCACAAACGCCAGCTTCTGGCACTCGGAGATTTTTTCGATCACTAATACGCCGTCTTCGCCCTGAATTTCACTGGGGATCGCCGAGTCGCTCACCTTGGAATGATGCAGCGTCACGTCGAAGTCGCCGTAGCTCAGCACCACGGTGCCCTGGGCGTCCACGCCGCTGTCCAGCAGGCTGGCGGTGGCATGAACGGCCCGCGGTTCGCCCCACAGCGCCACAGCGGACGCCAGGCAATAGAAGCCGATATCCATAATCGAACCGTTGGAGAACGCCGGATTAAAGGTGTTGGGGTTTTCGCCGTCGAGATAGCGCTGGTAGCGCGAAGAGTACTGGCAGTAGTTAATGAAGGCTTTACGCAGTTTACCCACTTTGCCGAGGGTTTCCTTCAGCAGCAGAAAGTTGGGCAGGCTGGCGGTTTTGAAGGCTTCAAACAGCACCACGTTGTTGGCTTTCGCCACCGCGATGGCCGCCTCGACCTCCTGCAGATTCGACGCCAGCGGTTTTTCGCAAATGACGTGCTTTTTGTGGCTCAGGAACAGCCGCGTCTGCGGGAAGTGCAGGGAGTTCGGGCTGGCGATATATACCGCGTCAATGGCGTCGCTTTGCGCCAGCGACTCCAGCGAGGTAAACAGATGCTCGACCGGATAGTCATTGGCGAAGGCTTGCGCCTGTTCGAGGCTGCGGGAGTAGATGGCGGTAAGTTTATATTTGCCGGTTTCATGGGCGGCATCGACAAACTGCTTAGTGATCCAGTTTGTGCCAACAACTGCGAAACGTATCATAAACGGTGACGAACTCCATTAAAGGGAACCTGTCGTCACTCTATCATGCCCCCATGACAAAACCAGTGCGTGACTACGCAGAACGATTTAACGAAAGGTGCGTCAGCCACAGGCGGGTGTCGAACTCCAGCTGATGGTACTGCGGCTCCATATGGCAGCACAGCTGGTAGAAGGCTTTGTTGTGCTCCTTCTCTTTCAGATGCGCCAGTTCATGGACCACGATCATCCGCAAAAAGTCCTCCGGCGCGTCGCGAAATACCGTCGCCACGCGGATCTCCGCTTTGGCTTTCAGCTTGCCGCCCTGAACGCGGGAAATGGCGGTATGCAGGCCGAGCGCATTGTTCAGCACGTGGATCTTACTGTCGTACATCACTTTGTTGATCGGCGCCGCGCCGCGCAGAAAGCGGTTTTTCAAATCCTGGGTGTACTGATATAGCGCTTTATCGCTGTTAACGTCGTGCCCATGCGGATAGCGCTTTTGCAGCACCTCCCCAAGGCGGTTTTGCTCGATTAACGTGGTCACCTGCGCCAGCAGCGATTCAGGATAGCCCTGTAAATAAATGAGTTTTGTCATCGTCTTATCATTATGTCTGTCAGGAGGGCAGTTCAGCCACGGTCATGGTAAAGACCAGCGGCGCGGGCCCCGCATTCCGGTACCCGTGCTCTGTTTCGGTACGGGCCACCGCGGATTCCCCGGCCGCCACCGTGCGGCAGGTCTCGCCAAGCGTCAGCGTCAGCGCGCCGGCTTCCACGTGCAGCAGCTCGAAGGTCGTCGCCGGATGGCCGGGCGAGGTAAAGGCTTCGCCGGGCTGCATCTCCCAGCGCCACAGCTCTATCATATTCGGCCCGGCGGTGCCGGCGAGGAGCCTGGCGCTGCCCCCCAGCGGGCCTTGCCAGAGGGTGGGGATCTGCTCGGCGGGAATAATATGCAACGCGGGTTCGCTAGCCACATTGACAATATCCGCCACCGAGACGCCCAGCGCGGCGGCGAGTTTGCAGAGGATCGCAATGCTGGGGTTGGCGGCCTCTTTTTCCATCTCGACCAGCATGCCTTTGCTGATGCTGGCCCGGCGCGACAGCTCGTCCAGCGACATTTTTTTCGCTTTACGGTAGGCCTTCAGCCGCGTGGCGACGGCGCGACTTACCTGGTCGACATCAGATCCTGAATCGGTCGTTATATTGACTTTTACGTTCATTGGTCACTATGATGAAACAAATTGGTCATTACAGGATTATCGAATGCGTAGCGTAACGCCGTCAATCGAATCTGCGGTCAGCCGCCTGGCGCCGGGCTTTCGGGCATTAAGTATTGTGGTGGAGAGCGCGCCGGTGGCCAATCCCGCCGTCGCGGAACAGGCGCTGGCCGAGGCCTGCCTGGCGGTGCAGCAGGATGATGTGCCCTGGGCGCAAGCGCACCTGGCGGCATGGGATGAAGCGTTCAGCGCCTTCGGCGCGAAGGCGAAACGTACCCCCTGTTCGGCGCAGGCGCTGCGCAAGCGGGTGCTGAAAGAGGGGAGCCTGCCGGCCATCGATCCGGTGGTGGATATCTACAACGCGATCAGCATTCGCTATGCCATCCCGGTCGGTGGGGAAAATCTGGCCGCCTACCGTGGCGAACCGCGGCTGGCCATTGCCCGCGGCGATGAGCCATTCGATACGCTGAAATCGGCAGAGCCGGTGGTGGAATATCCGGAGCCGGGCGAAGTCATCTGGCGGGATGATATAGGCGTAACCTGCCGACGCTGGAACTGGCGGCAGGGCGTACGCACCCGGCTGGACAGCGGCGCGCAGACGATGTGGTTTATTCTCGAAAGCCTGCCGGCGATGCCGT is part of the Klebsiella quasipneumoniae subsp. quasipneumoniae genome and encodes:
- a CDS encoding helix-turn-helix domain-containing protein; this encodes MNVKVNITTDSGSDVDQVSRAVATRLKAYRKAKKMSLDELSRRASISKGMLVEMEKEAANPSIAILCKLAAALGVSVADIVNVASEPALHIIPAEQIPTLWQGPLGGSARLLAGTAGPNMIELWRWEMQPGEAFTSPGHPATTFELLHVEAGALTLTLGETCRTVAAGESAVARTETEHGYRNAGPAPLVFTMTVAELPS
- a CDS encoding B3/4 domain-containing protein, producing the protein MRSVTPSIESAVSRLAPGFRALSIVVESAPVANPAVAEQALAEACLAVQQDDVPWAQAHLAAWDEAFSAFGAKAKRTPCSAQALRKRVLKEGSLPAIDPVVDIYNAISIRYAIPVGGENLAAYRGEPRLAIARGDEPFDTLKSAEPVVEYPEPGEVIWRDDIGVTCRRWNWRQGVRTRLDSGAQTMWFILESLPAMPLSALHEAGEQLVGYLQQLMPGARASITLLRADDEGDLR